One stretch of Halobacillus litoralis DNA includes these proteins:
- a CDS encoding carbon starvation CstA family protein → MITFIASIVLLVVGYLFYAKVVERIFGINEQKNTPAYEKNDGFDYVPMSWWKASLIQLLNIAGLGPIFGAVMGALYGPVAFIWIVIGSIFAGAVHDYFSGMLSLRHDGAQYPTLVGKYLGRPARSVINLLSIGLMILVAAAFTAGPAQLMAEITPLGFFTSVVIIFSYFLIATLLPINKIIGKVYPFFGAILIFMAVSIGVGMFFFDHPIPNLTVSNLHPDELPIWPMLMVTISCGAISGFHSTQSPILARTLKKESEGRKVFYGAMIAEGIIALIWAAAGMTFFGNTGGLQTALAEGGPAGVVNEISSTTLGTLGGILAVLGVIILPITTGDTALRSSRMMLVDFARQVSKKDFQGKWTPLLFAVPVAIPTFLLTQMDYSFLWRYVGWSNQVVATVMLWTGAMYLLKNHKFHWICSVPALFMTAVVSSYIFYAPEGFGLEYSTSMILGSVIWLVVATWFVWQVIKQKVRKEDTIVTSKAG, encoded by the coding sequence ATGATCACATTTATCGCATCTATTGTTTTACTTGTCGTCGGATATCTTTTTTATGCAAAGGTGGTTGAACGAATTTTCGGGATCAATGAACAAAAAAATACACCTGCATATGAAAAGAACGATGGCTTTGACTATGTGCCGATGAGCTGGTGGAAAGCGAGTCTTATCCAGCTATTAAATATCGCTGGGCTCGGACCTATATTCGGTGCTGTGATGGGAGCGTTATACGGTCCCGTGGCATTTATCTGGATCGTAATTGGCTCCATATTTGCTGGAGCTGTTCATGATTACTTTTCAGGGATGCTTTCCCTTCGTCATGACGGAGCTCAATACCCGACACTCGTAGGGAAATACTTAGGCCGTCCTGCCAGGTCGGTGATCAATCTTTTATCTATAGGCCTTATGATCTTAGTAGCCGCAGCCTTTACTGCCGGCCCAGCTCAATTGATGGCAGAAATCACACCGCTAGGGTTTTTCACATCTGTTGTAATCATTTTTTCATATTTTCTTATTGCAACTCTTCTGCCGATCAACAAAATCATTGGAAAAGTGTACCCGTTTTTCGGGGCCATCTTAATTTTCATGGCGGTCTCTATAGGGGTAGGGATGTTCTTCTTTGATCACCCGATTCCTAATTTGACGGTAAGCAATCTCCATCCGGATGAACTGCCTATCTGGCCGATGCTGATGGTGACAATTTCATGTGGAGCTATATCTGGCTTCCACAGTACGCAAAGTCCAATTCTCGCTCGAACGCTGAAAAAAGAGAGTGAAGGAAGAAAAGTGTTCTATGGTGCCATGATTGCTGAAGGAATTATTGCCTTAATCTGGGCCGCTGCCGGTATGACTTTCTTCGGTAATACAGGAGGTCTGCAAACGGCACTAGCAGAGGGAGGACCTGCCGGAGTCGTTAACGAAATCAGCAGTACCACCCTTGGTACGCTAGGGGGGATTCTTGCCGTTCTTGGTGTCATTATCCTGCCAATCACTACGGGAGATACCGCGCTGCGTTCTTCACGTATGATGCTTGTGGATTTTGCTCGTCAGGTCAGTAAAAAGGACTTCCAAGGAAAATGGACACCGTTGCTATTCGCGGTTCCGGTTGCGATTCCAACGTTTCTATTAACACAAATGGATTACAGTTTTCTTTGGAGATATGTGGGTTGGTCCAACCAGGTCGTTGCGACAGTGATGCTTTGGACAGGGGCTATGTATTTGTTGAAAAATCACAAGTTCCACTGGATCTGCAGTGTTCCCGCCCTGTTCATGACAGCTGTAGTAAGCTCCTATATTTTCTACGCCCCTGAAGGGTTTGGTTTGGAGTATTCCACTTCTATGATCTTAGGATCGGTCATCTGGCTTGTCGTTGCTACATGGTTTGTATGGCAGGTAATTAAACAGAAAGTGAGAAAAGAAGATACCATCGTTACTTCAAAAGCAGGATAA
- a CDS encoding aspartyl-phosphate phosphatase Spo0E family protein, whose protein sequence is MPYKVRLEQQIEELRTRMYEIYNNNPTDDELLRISQELDDLLNRFSEQRQYQCSN, encoded by the coding sequence ATGCCTTATAAAGTACGGTTAGAACAACAAATAGAAGAATTGAGAACGCGCATGTATGAAATTTATAACAATAATCCGACGGACGATGAATTATTGAGGATTTCACAAGAATTAGATGATCTATTGAATCGTTTTAGTGAACAAAGACAATACCAATGTTCCAATTAA
- a CDS encoding RidA family protein gives MFEAVSTKQAPSAIGPYSQATDLGHIVFISGQIPLDPETMEFVSNDIEEQTHRVMKNIRAILEEVDLSFRNVVKMNIYLDSMDDFSLVNEVYASYLIEPYPARAAVEVSKLPKGAKVEIEAIATRS, from the coding sequence ATGTTTGAAGCTGTTTCAACAAAACAAGCACCAAGTGCTATCGGTCCATATTCTCAGGCCACAGACCTCGGACATATCGTTTTTATTTCTGGGCAGATTCCTCTAGATCCCGAGACGATGGAATTTGTTTCTAACGACATTGAAGAACAAACACACCGAGTGATGAAAAACATTCGTGCGATACTTGAGGAAGTGGACCTCTCTTTCAGAAATGTTGTGAAAATGAATATCTACTTAGATTCCATGGATGATTTTTCCTTAGTTAATGAAGTGTATGCCAGCTATTTGATTGAGCCGTATCCTGCTCGCGCAGCTGTAGAAGTTAGTAAACTGCCTAAAGGAGCAAAAGTAGAAATAGAAGCCATTGCTACGCGAAGTTAA
- a CDS encoding excisionase family DNA-binding protein, which produces MYLTVEETAAYLELPEDYLRHLILNHKIKAIYDGRQYLINKNQFHNHLEQMENYRKMIQEYLSEPLPEDPDIKDED; this is translated from the coding sequence ATGTACTTAACAGTTGAAGAAACCGCAGCATATCTTGAGCTACCTGAAGACTACCTCCGGCATTTGATCTTGAATCATAAAATTAAGGCCATTTATGATGGACGACAGTATTTGATCAATAAAAATCAATTCCACAATCATTTGGAACAGATGGAAAACTATCGAAAAATGATTCAAGAATATTTGAGTGAACCTCTCCCTGAGGATCCGGATATTAAAGACGAGGATTAA
- a CDS encoding DUF1206 domain-containing protein yields MASTMTANKNKRSEASEEIKPGVRRFGRLGFMAKGVVYALVGVLTLMAALGVGGKTTGTSGMLRSLAGVAFGEILLWIIGIGLIGYISWLAIKAIMDPNNKGTDAKGLITRIGYIVGAVIYGSLAFNAIKIALHAGSSSGNSEQTLSAKLLSQPFGQWLVGIVGAIIIGYGIYELYQGSTGRFMKKMNTAEMDRHKRNVAEKSGKFGLSARGIVLGLIGFFFIQTALTANPDEAKGLDGALSEIAQQPYGQVLLGIAAIGLILYGVYQMVRGRYARMNFGKK; encoded by the coding sequence ATGGCTTCTACGATGACAGCAAACAAAAACAAACGCTCAGAAGCAAGTGAAGAAATCAAACCAGGGGTGCGGAGGTTCGGAAGACTAGGTTTCATGGCCAAGGGGGTTGTTTATGCTCTTGTCGGTGTGTTGACTTTGATGGCTGCTCTTGGAGTCGGTGGGAAAACAACCGGTACGTCAGGAATGCTCCGCTCTCTTGCAGGTGTCGCTTTTGGAGAAATATTACTTTGGATCATTGGTATCGGCTTGATCGGATATATCTCCTGGCTTGCGATTAAAGCCATCATGGACCCTAACAATAAAGGAACGGACGCGAAAGGGTTAATTACTCGAATCGGTTATATTGTAGGTGCAGTTATATATGGTTCCTTGGCATTCAATGCTATTAAAATCGCCCTTCATGCTGGTTCCAGCAGTGGGAATTCAGAACAGACGCTTTCAGCCAAACTTTTGTCCCAGCCTTTCGGTCAATGGCTTGTCGGGATTGTCGGAGCTATTATCATCGGGTATGGTATTTATGAACTTTATCAAGGCAGCACAGGCCGCTTTATGAAAAAGATGAATACGGCAGAGATGGACCGCCATAAAAGGAATGTAGCCGAAAAATCCGGTAAATTCGGATTGTCAGCAAGAGGCATTGTACTCGGACTTATCGGATTCTTTTTCATTCAAACCGCCTTGACCGCAAATCCTGACGAGGCCAAAGGTTTGGATGGAGCACTCTCTGAAATCGCCCAGCAGCCTTACGGGCAGGTATTACTGGGTATTGCGGCCATTGGCTTGATCTTATATGGTGTTTACCAGATGGTCCGTGGACGTTACGCGCGTATGAATTTCGGAAAAAAATAA
- a CDS encoding VCBS repeat-containing protein, whose product MYTYPYLYRQQQPSTTSNILSYANGDVNGDYIQDQVFLVGEKTPDSPYITNITLVIQDGQTNLFYSIPLKTNMGYQPRLFLGDFTGDGVDDILISMDSGGSGGYGYYYLYSFSNNQARVLFDYETFDEEYEYDVDYQNQYKVEVLNKTLGLSFIIDLSNKGSEYLSDIYNEDGTLKAPLQGSVSGLNTLYPIDFDGDGIYELFAFQRIIGQYNADGLGLVQTPLTWKGNGFFPFFNNQYVAVLGMNTEA is encoded by the coding sequence ATGTACACGTATCCCTATCTATACAGGCAGCAACAGCCCTCAACTACTTCGAATATCCTCTCCTATGCCAATGGGGATGTAAATGGTGACTACATCCAAGACCAAGTTTTTCTTGTCGGCGAGAAAACGCCGGATAGTCCTTATATCACGAACATTACTCTTGTTATTCAGGATGGACAAACGAATCTTTTCTACAGTATTCCTTTAAAAACGAACATGGGATATCAACCACGCCTATTCCTTGGAGACTTCACAGGAGACGGCGTTGATGACATCTTAATTAGCATGGATTCTGGTGGAAGCGGCGGTTACGGATACTACTATTTGTATTCATTTTCAAACAACCAGGCACGAGTCCTCTTTGACTATGAAACGTTCGATGAAGAATATGAATATGACGTCGATTATCAAAACCAGTATAAAGTTGAAGTCCTAAACAAAACGCTCGGCCTTTCTTTTATCATTGATCTCAGTAACAAGGGATCAGAATACCTATCAGACATTTACAATGAGGACGGAACATTAAAAGCACCTCTACAGGGTTCCGTCTCTGGTTTGAACACTCTTTATCCTATCGATTTTGACGGAGATGGTATTTATGAGTTGTTCGCCTTTCAACGGATCATCGGTCAGTATAATGCGGATGGATTAGGATTAGTTCAAACCCCTTTGACATGGAAGGGCAATGGCTTTTTCCCCTTCTTTAATAATCAATATGTGGCTGTCCTGGGTATGAATACAGAAGCTTAA
- a CDS encoding STAS domain-containing protein codes for MERLNERLAQYFNENQTTLVDELLPKTLDKLQINYTDQDLNYHFEMLRLLLDRVAKSLLQHPDETNAAAIGYDTENYLYSKGVLLKQTVDVLSVFRLSLMKHMRNSNLIQEAEIEEGFIVAEEVVTAFDAAIRATTDSYNKTKEREHEEMEKHLNAVSTPVVLIDEFQAVLPLVGEFSTERFDVVKDHTLHKVKEHGLRLLFIDFSGIATFNEVFINDLFNLTKTIKLLGTRTVLTGIRTEMAIAAIQSEMNFEELETFNDLKQALITINDNQ; via the coding sequence ATGGAACGATTAAATGAACGTTTAGCCCAATATTTTAATGAAAACCAAACCACTTTAGTAGACGAATTACTCCCCAAAACCTTGGACAAGCTTCAAATCAACTATACTGATCAGGATCTGAATTATCATTTTGAAATGCTTCGTCTACTTCTTGACCGTGTAGCTAAAAGCCTTTTACAGCACCCAGATGAAACAAATGCAGCTGCCATCGGCTATGACACCGAAAATTACCTCTATTCTAAAGGAGTCCTTCTAAAACAGACCGTGGATGTGTTGAGCGTCTTCCGTCTTTCTCTCATGAAGCATATGCGGAATTCAAACTTGATTCAGGAGGCCGAAATCGAAGAAGGTTTCATTGTGGCGGAAGAAGTTGTCACTGCTTTTGACGCAGCGATTCGAGCGACGACAGACAGTTATAACAAAACAAAAGAAAGAGAACATGAAGAAATGGAGAAGCATTTGAACGCTGTTTCTACCCCTGTCGTTCTCATCGACGAATTTCAAGCTGTCCTTCCATTGGTTGGAGAATTTTCAACGGAACGCTTCGATGTAGTCAAAGATCACACGCTACATAAAGTCAAAGAGCACGGTTTGCGGTTATTATTCATCGACTTTTCAGGAATCGCTACATTCAATGAAGTATTCATTAATGACCTGTTCAATTTAACAAAAACCATTAAATTGCTGGGTACAAGAACAGTGCTTACCGGCATTCGTACAGAGATGGCCATTGCAGCGATCCAATCTGAGATGAATTTCGAGGAGCTGGAAACCTTCAATGATCTCAAACAGGCCCTGATTACAATTAATGATAACCAGTAA
- a CDS encoding Gfo/Idh/MocA family protein, whose translation MIRVALLSKWHVHAVDYAREASENPAIHISKVWDEDIERGKMWAEELGVPFDDDLEHVVSDPEIDGVIVTSPTNVHKEIILAAANHGKHIYTEKVLSFSKEDDEEIFSSMENAGVNFMISLPRLTSDYYLYAQRIIDDGVLGTVNMIRCRVAHNGAVSNENHPNGWLPDRFFDMDQCGGGTLIDLGAHPIYLANRLAGRPKAVSARLQSLMGRGVDDHSVATVEYESGILAVLESSFVSSGSPFQLEIYGTEGTLMVEGSEVRIKSSTHGMNEWTYPDLPASIHSPMQQWVGEILNQEEPTIKKDDALQLTAVNEAAALSHKHNKRITME comes from the coding sequence ATGATTCGTGTAGCTTTATTAAGCAAGTGGCACGTGCATGCCGTTGATTATGCACGTGAAGCTTCTGAAAATCCCGCTATTCACATTTCAAAAGTCTGGGATGAAGATATAGAGCGAGGAAAAATGTGGGCGGAGGAACTTGGTGTACCTTTCGATGACGACCTCGAGCACGTGGTTTCAGACCCGGAAATCGATGGTGTCATTGTCACCAGCCCAACAAACGTCCACAAGGAAATCATCCTGGCCGCTGCAAATCATGGAAAACATATTTACACAGAGAAAGTCCTCTCTTTTAGTAAAGAGGACGATGAAGAAATTTTCTCTAGCATGGAGAATGCTGGCGTGAATTTTATGATCTCTTTACCTAGATTGACTTCTGACTATTACCTATATGCCCAAAGGATTATAGATGACGGGGTGCTTGGAACTGTAAATATGATTCGCTGCCGTGTGGCGCATAATGGTGCTGTTTCCAATGAAAATCACCCGAATGGTTGGCTCCCTGACCGTTTTTTTGATATGGACCAATGTGGTGGCGGAACATTAATCGATCTCGGCGCCCATCCGATTTATTTGGCGAATCGCCTTGCCGGAAGACCGAAGGCCGTATCGGCTCGTCTTCAATCACTCATGGGCCGGGGTGTAGATGACCACTCTGTTGCCACCGTAGAATATGAATCTGGTATTCTTGCGGTATTGGAATCGAGTTTTGTATCATCCGGAAGCCCGTTTCAGCTTGAGATTTATGGGACAGAGGGAACACTTATGGTTGAAGGAAGCGAAGTGCGGATCAAAAGCAGCACCCATGGGATGAATGAATGGACGTATCCGGACCTCCCAGCATCCATCCACTCCCCTATGCAACAATGGGTCGGAGAAATCCTCAATCAAGAGGAACCGACCATTAAGAAAGATGATGCCCTTCAATTGACTGCCGTCAACGAAGCAGCCGCTCTTTCACACAAACATAACAAAAGAATCACCATGGAATAA
- a CDS encoding GNAT family N-acetyltransferase, with product MEVSIKDINRSHIEVLHKWEMDEKLQVQTGVDVPRTYDQFFKAYESYFNGEKPNLYMKAVVLDGRLIGKVELFRTPDKNFIGMVIAEKRNCGVGTEALHLFLAEILGLFGMEKVFAEVYEDNQGSLRFFEKNGFVPTGEITEEWFRGKSRRLVTLKKELK from the coding sequence ATGGAAGTTTCCATTAAGGACATCAACAGGAGTCATATTGAAGTGTTGCATAAGTGGGAAATGGATGAAAAATTACAAGTGCAAACAGGTGTGGATGTTCCACGTACATATGACCAATTTTTTAAAGCTTATGAATCCTACTTCAATGGTGAAAAACCGAATTTATATATGAAAGCCGTGGTTTTGGATGGCCGTTTAATCGGTAAAGTGGAACTGTTCCGAACACCAGACAAAAATTTTATCGGTATGGTGATCGCTGAAAAGAGGAACTGCGGTGTTGGAACAGAGGCTCTTCATTTATTTCTTGCAGAGATCCTTGGTCTTTTTGGCATGGAAAAAGTTTTTGCGGAAGTGTATGAGGATAATCAGGGAAGCTTGCGATTTTTTGAAAAGAACGGATTTGTACCGACAGGAGAAATTACAGAAGAATGGTTTCGAGGTAAATCAAGACGATTAGTAACATTGAAAAAAGAGCTTAAATGA
- a CDS encoding Na+/H+ antiporter NhaC family protein, with the protein METKDLNKGNGWALIPFGVFILLFIGSGILTGDFYKMPVLVAVFAAILVALFMNRKTAFQVKLQQLTEGGGHSNIILMVIIFLLAGAFSTVAEGMGAVDSTVNLGLSILPGNLLIVGLFIIACFISISMGTSVGTIVALAPVGMGIAEQTDVAVALTMGAIVSGAMFGDNLSIISDTTIAAVRTQGTEMKDKFKANFFIVLPAAIVTAIIFGVLTTDAASTLQDDHPFNIVKVLPYLGVLIFAIMGINVIYVLMGGIAFAGIIGLFMGDFSGMEFVTLLGDGFAGMQELALLVILLGGLVELIRQNGGIDFLLRKISRGAQSNRGGEFSIAGLVSAVNVSTANNTISIMTAGPLAKQISERFGIDSKRSASLLDIFSSSVQGLLPYGAQILSVAGVASISPVSIVPFCFYPILLALSGVLAIVFRFPKFTIRNLMDSK; encoded by the coding sequence ATGGAAACGAAAGATTTGAATAAGGGGAATGGTTGGGCATTGATTCCGTTCGGGGTATTCATTCTGTTGTTCATCGGCTCTGGAATACTGACCGGTGACTTTTATAAAATGCCTGTATTGGTGGCTGTGTTTGCCGCTATTCTCGTTGCCCTTTTCATGAATAGAAAAACAGCTTTTCAAGTGAAATTACAACAGCTGACGGAAGGCGGAGGTCATTCTAATATTATTTTGATGGTAATCATCTTCTTATTGGCCGGTGCCTTTTCTACAGTCGCAGAAGGGATGGGAGCTGTTGATTCAACCGTCAACTTAGGTTTGAGTATATTGCCGGGGAACTTGCTCATCGTGGGGTTGTTTATCATTGCTTGTTTCATTTCCATCTCTATGGGTACATCTGTAGGAACAATTGTTGCTCTGGCTCCCGTGGGAATGGGCATTGCAGAGCAGACCGATGTTGCAGTCGCACTGACGATGGGAGCGATTGTAAGTGGAGCGATGTTTGGAGACAATCTTTCCATTATTTCTGATACGACGATTGCCGCCGTCCGTACACAAGGAACAGAAATGAAGGACAAGTTCAAAGCAAACTTCTTTATTGTTCTTCCGGCTGCGATTGTTACGGCTATTATTTTTGGTGTGTTGACTACGGATGCAGCTTCCACGCTTCAAGATGACCATCCGTTTAACATTGTAAAAGTGTTGCCTTATCTTGGTGTTCTAATTTTTGCAATCATGGGTATCAATGTCATCTACGTCCTTATGGGAGGTATCGCCTTTGCGGGTATCATCGGCCTCTTTATGGGAGACTTTTCTGGAATGGAATTTGTGACTCTCTTAGGAGATGGATTTGCAGGCATGCAGGAATTGGCCTTGCTGGTCATCCTGCTTGGGGGACTTGTTGAATTGATTCGTCAAAATGGCGGCATTGATTTTCTTCTTCGAAAAATAAGTAGAGGTGCTCAATCGAATCGAGGTGGAGAGTTCAGTATTGCAGGATTGGTAAGCGCCGTGAACGTATCTACGGCCAATAATACGATCTCCATCATGACAGCTGGTCCTCTGGCTAAACAAATTTCAGAACGGTTTGGGATCGACTCCAAAAGGTCAGCGAGCTTATTGGATATCTTCTCCAGTTCTGTCCAAGGCTTGCTTCCGTATGGTGCACAAATTCTGTCAGTGGCAGGGGTAGCAAGCATTTCACCTGTCAGTATTGTTCCTTTCTGTTTTTATCCGATCCTGCTAGCTCTCTCGGGGGTTCTAGCTATCGTATTTCGCTTTCCCAAATTTACGATTCGAAATTTAATGGATTCAAAATAA
- a CDS encoding aspartate aminotransferase family protein, with protein sequence MTQHWTHRLERMSERLAPSMAKDHPNLPVVKEEGCYYYDVDGRKYLDFTSGIATTNVGHRHPKVVDAIKEGADSLAHGPSGVIIYESILKLADRLAEIMPGNLDCFFFGNSGTEAVEGAIKLAKHVTKRPYIVSFIGGFHGRSMGALSVTSSKSKYRQYLHPQGSYHIPFARIEDCPNGEDPEEYTVRQLEKDFQRLFDHQVTSDEVAAVIVEPVLGEGGYVVPPKAWLKKLRELCDEYGVLLIFDEVQTGFGRTGEWFAAHTFEVVPDIMAIAKGIANGMPLSATVASKELMQQWPLGSHATTFGGNPIACSAANAVLDVMEEERLLENAKKQGAYASHKLRELQEKHPVIGNIRSIGLMIGIEIVDPVTGKPDSEALFKILDQALERGVLFYFGGNKTEIIRMIPPLTVTEEQINEGLKMFEEALVSYESEIGVSPI encoded by the coding sequence ATGACACAGCATTGGACACATCGATTAGAACGGATGTCAGAGAGACTCGCTCCAAGTATGGCTAAAGATCATCCGAATTTGCCAGTAGTGAAAGAAGAAGGTTGTTACTATTACGACGTAGACGGGAGGAAGTATTTAGATTTTACGTCTGGAATCGCCACGACGAATGTCGGTCACCGTCATCCGAAGGTAGTGGATGCAATCAAAGAGGGGGCCGACAGTCTTGCACATGGACCTTCGGGCGTCATTATCTATGAATCTATCCTAAAGCTTGCGGATCGCCTTGCTGAAATTATGCCTGGGAACCTGGACTGTTTCTTTTTTGGAAATAGCGGAACAGAAGCAGTAGAAGGAGCAATCAAGTTAGCGAAACATGTAACGAAGAGACCGTACATTGTTTCTTTCATTGGTGGCTTCCATGGAAGATCAATGGGAGCTTTAAGTGTAACAAGTTCAAAGAGTAAATATCGTCAGTATCTGCATCCCCAAGGCTCTTATCACATTCCTTTTGCAAGAATTGAAGATTGTCCTAATGGGGAAGATCCGGAAGAGTACACGGTCCGTCAATTAGAGAAAGACTTTCAGCGGCTGTTTGACCATCAAGTAACTTCTGATGAGGTCGCTGCGGTCATTGTAGAACCAGTACTTGGGGAGGGCGGCTATGTTGTACCTCCTAAAGCATGGTTGAAAAAGCTTAGAGAACTATGTGATGAGTATGGTGTTTTACTAATTTTTGATGAAGTCCAGACAGGGTTTGGGAGAACAGGCGAATGGTTTGCTGCTCATACGTTCGAAGTGGTTCCAGATATCATGGCCATTGCTAAAGGGATTGCGAATGGCATGCCTTTGAGTGCTACGGTAGCCTCCAAAGAGTTGATGCAACAATGGCCTCTTGGTAGTCATGCTACGACTTTCGGTGGGAATCCGATCGCTTGTTCTGCGGCTAATGCCGTTCTGGATGTAATGGAAGAGGAGAGACTGCTTGAGAATGCTAAAAAGCAGGGCGCTTATGCGAGCCATAAGTTAAGAGAGTTGCAGGAAAAACACCCTGTGATTGGGAATATTCGTTCAATTGGTTTGATGATAGGTATTGAAATCGTTGATCCTGTAACGGGAAAACCCGATAGTGAAGCGCTTTTTAAAATCTTGGATCAAGCACTTGAACGTGGAGTCCTATTTTATTTTGGTGGCAATAAAACTGAAATCATACGGATGATCCCGCCATTAACGGTTACAGAAGAACAAATTAATGAGGGATTGAAAATGTTTGAAGAGGCTTTGGTTTCTTATGAAAGTGAAATCGGAGTTTCTCCTATATAA
- a CDS encoding YjiH family protein, with translation MAIQQSKASSMQTSTSYTMKQWMKFLLPSLVGVLLFLVPISVDGRVTIGLGLMADGLQAAIGPWIPLFMTIVISLSAIGSVGVKGVSSKIRNHPFIANVFDVGPFWIVLRFLGAAFAILTLLEAGPSYIGSELTGGVVLYDLIPVLMVWFLFASLFMPLLLEFGLMDLIGTVVRKVMHPLFKLPGRSSVDAMASWMGSGTVGVLLTTQQYENGYYSKREAAVVASNFSIASIAFSLVIAKFLSIDHMFVPFYFTVVICGIVAAVVCPRIPPLSLKKETYHEPVGKQIDEIVPEGTSTFKFGLDQAVAKADQVKSTGSIVRKGIFNVADIWFGLIPLVMALGTTALVIAEFTPVFTWLSYPFIPFLKLLQIPEAAEAAPAMIVGFADMFLPAVVGSGIESELTRFIIGVMSLTQLIYMSEIGILLIKSKIPINFFELFVIFLQRTVITLPIAALLAHLLFF, from the coding sequence ATGGCTATTCAACAATCAAAAGCAAGCAGTATGCAAACATCTACATCCTATACAATGAAGCAATGGATGAAATTTCTTCTACCATCTTTGGTCGGGGTCTTATTATTCCTCGTTCCTATCTCTGTTGATGGACGGGTGACAATCGGACTTGGTTTGATGGCAGATGGGCTCCAAGCGGCCATCGGTCCCTGGATACCTTTGTTCATGACCATCGTCATCTCGCTATCAGCGATAGGGAGTGTCGGGGTCAAAGGCGTGAGTAGTAAAATAAGGAATCATCCATTCATAGCGAATGTTTTTGATGTTGGACCGTTCTGGATCGTTTTGCGTTTCCTTGGAGCAGCGTTTGCTATTCTGACGCTTCTCGAGGCAGGACCTTCTTATATCGGTTCTGAACTGACAGGGGGCGTTGTCCTCTATGATTTAATTCCCGTTCTTATGGTTTGGTTTCTATTTGCAAGTTTATTTATGCCGCTGTTGCTGGAGTTCGGACTGATGGACTTGATTGGAACGGTCGTAAGAAAAGTGATGCACCCATTGTTCAAGCTGCCCGGTCGTTCATCTGTGGATGCCATGGCTTCATGGATGGGGAGTGGGACGGTAGGTGTGTTGTTGACAACTCAGCAGTATGAAAATGGTTACTATTCCAAACGTGAAGCAGCAGTCGTGGCGAGTAACTTTTCCATTGCATCGATTGCGTTCAGTCTTGTAATTGCTAAATTTTTATCCATTGACCATATGTTTGTTCCCTTTTATTTCACGGTAGTGATTTGTGGAATCGTAGCTGCAGTCGTTTGTCCAAGAATTCCGCCGCTTTCCCTGAAAAAAGAAACCTATCACGAGCCGGTCGGAAAACAGATTGATGAAATTGTCCCAGAAGGTACATCGACATTCAAATTCGGTCTTGACCAGGCGGTAGCTAAAGCTGATCAAGTGAAAAGTACTGGATCAATAGTGAGAAAAGGGATCTTTAATGTAGCGGATATTTGGTTCGGCCTGATTCCACTCGTGATGGCTCTTGGGACCACCGCCCTTGTCATTGCAGAATTTACACCAGTATTCACATGGCTTTCCTACCCGTTCATTCCGTTTTTGAAACTGTTACAAATTCCAGAAGCAGCAGAGGCCGCACCGGCGATGATCGTTGGATTTGCAGATATGTTCCTACCCGCTGTTGTTGGAAGCGGAATTGAATCAGAACTGACTCGTTTCATTATTGGAGTCATGTCACTAACGCAGTTGATTTACATGTCTGAAATCGGGATTCTATTGATTAAATCAAAAATTCCAATCAACTTCTTCGAGCTTTTTGTGATTTTTCTGCAGCGTACGGTTATTACACTACCAATTGCCGCTCTGCTGGCTCATCTATTATTCTTTTAA